ATAAGAAGTAggtttgcgtaattttagagtgtaactgatgaaTAATAATATCTATGGAAATGGaaatgattgcataataaattatggatttaatgaaaaattcataaatatgaattttaattaaaaagatttgagtttaattataagaatatattatttgaaaagataataatgtaatgaattttttttacttgttaccttatttagctagatgctttttggagggaaaaataagagaatttttattctcttagtagtagggggatggaaatgattgcataataaattatggatttAATGAAAAcgtcataaatatgaattttaattaaaaagattagagtttaattataagaatattagtattaattgaaaagataataatgtaatgattttttttttacttgttaccttatttagctagatttttttggaggaaaaactaagagaatttttattctcttagtagtaggggggattcaGTCAATACAATTTTAAGTGCACGTATTataagtttataaccaaattttaTCTCTGGAAGAAATAAAACTAGGTTTAGTACTACCAAACTGATTTGATTTAAGTGAATATAATAATTTCCATATTATTATGTAAATCTTTGTATGTCTTTCCTAATCTAGGCctagttattatttaattaattggttTTCAAGCCtttcataatcttttttttttcttcacaccaaaaaaaaaaaacttttaattTTCCCCCACGCTCGGCTTTTCAAACGATTTTAGAAGGCTATATATATACATGATTATTATCTAAACTACCATTCAAATCCTTTTTTATACGATAATTTCTTCTTTCTTTAGAATTTTTTTACAAATATTTCCCTTTTTCAATGTAAAAGCATAACAGGCAAACCCAAAACATCTGAGATATTCTAATGTATAAAAACTCAACTGAAACTTCACCCTAGTCATCTCCAAAAACCAGTTCCCAATTTAGGCCTTCGAAATACTCAAATAGTTGAATCGATCTCGGAATGGCGAAGAAAGGAGAAAATAACTGGCCAGCAATAGGAATCGATCTCGGAACGACTTACTCATGTGTAGGCATATGGCGGCCAAAGCAAGGTCGAGTCGAGATCATCACCAACGACCTAGGAAATCGTACGACACCGTCTTGGGTTGCATTCAATCAACACGAACGGCTTATCGGTGAAGCTGCCGTAAACCAAGTCACCGTTAATGCCTCCAATACTATCTTTGGTTCGTtttctttaatttcttttttttttttcacagttGATCTAATTGTAGTTTGCCCCATAACTTTTTTTCTAGTGCAAATTAACCCCATTAGTTATACCCTATGTGCAATTCAGCCCAATTAGAGATTTCTGAGTAAATTTCTCGCCGGAAACATTGACATGGCACCGGAAAGATTACTAGGATAGATTAAATTagataataaattaaaaaaaaaacataaatattGCGAAACTTCGTTTAATTTTCAATCGGTATCGTTGCGAAACTTCGTTTAATTTTCGAGCTCGGATCGCGTAATACTTCGTTTAATTTTATCACAGGAACTTCATTTAATTTATCACAACAAGAACAGTAAGATCAATTATCGCCATTGTTACAAAACTTCATTTAATTTTCGAGTTCAGATTGCATAAAAATGGCGGTATATAGTTAGACTGCATAAATTCAATTTTCCCCAAATATCATTTTTCTGTTTTTATGGTTCTGGAGTATACTTTCCATTACAAAAATGACGGCGATATGTGGAGATGAGGGTAGGCTACATCAAACAAAATTGAATGAAAAAATAGAGACACTGGAGGGAGGTGTGAGGATTGGGGATTGAGGgagataaaagggagaaagaaacGAGATAGAGTTGAGATAAACTCATAAtccatgtttttgtgttttttttttaatttattatttaacttAGTCTATCCTAGTCATCTTTCCGGTGCCATGTCAATGTTTTCCGGCGAGAAATTTACTCGGAAATCTCTAATTGGGCTGAATTGCACATCGGATATAACTAATGTGGTTAATTTGCACTAGAAAAAagttatggggctaatttgcacgtaatggcaaacgtttggggcttatttgccacttccccgaattccaaatttaattgttttcgaAAGCAATCTTGAAAGACTATGTTTCGTTATTTTAATTGATTGCGTAAATTACTGAATTATATACAGATGCAAAGAGGCTTATAGGCAAGAAATTCAGTGACAAAAGTGTACAGAATGATATGAAGGTCTGGCCATTCAAAGTGATCGCCACTTCTGATTCCGACTACGGAAAGAAGCCTTTGATTGTGGTCACTTACAAAGGTGAAGAGAAGCAATTCTCTCCTGAGGAAATCTCATCGATGATACTTTGCAAGATGAAGGACATGGCGGAGGTATATCTTGGTTGCGAAGTCAAACATGCAGTTGTCACTGTCCCTGCCTACTTCAACAATGCTCAACGTCAAGCGACTAAAGATGCCGGTACCATTGCAGGGCTTAATGTCTTGCGCATCATTAACGAGCCCACAGCAGCCGCCCTAGCTTATGGCCTCGACGAGAAGGTTCAATCAGCTAATAGTACCACAAAAAACGTGTTGGTTTTCGATCTTGGTGGTGGGACTTTTGATGTTTCGTTGGTCACCATTGGAAACGATGCCCTTGAAGTGAAAGCTGTCAATGGGGATACCCATCTCGGTGGGCGCGATTTGGATAACAGAATGGTTAAGCACTTTATTGCTGAATTTCAAAGAAAACATAACAAAGACCTGAATGGAAATCCAAGAGCTATTAGTAGACTTAGAGCTGCCTGTGAAAAGGCTAAGCGACTGCTTTCTTCGACTTTTGAGACAGTTATTGATATCGATTGTCTTTTTGATGGAATTGATTTCTCTTCGACAATAACTCGTGCTCGCTTTGAAAAGATGAACATGGACTTACTTTCAGATTGTCTTATCTCTGTCCAATTGTGTTTATGGGATGCCAAGATGGAAAAGAGCGATGTTCATGAGGTCGTTCTTGTGGGTGGGTCAACTCGGATACCTAAGGTTCAACAATTGTTACAAGAGTTTTTCGAGGGAAAAGAACTTTGCAAAAGCATTAACCCTGATGAAGCTATTGCATACGGTGCTGCTTTTCACGCGGCTTCATTGTCCGGTTTAAGTATGGCTAAAAATTCTGTGATTGTCGACGTGACTCCACTATCTCTTGGGATTGCAATCCGCTTATCCGGTGAGTTTAGTATTATTGTTCCTCGAAACACAACTTTACCTACGAACAAGGTCGTAACAGGGTATGAAACTTTATATGACAACCAAACACGTGCTAATATCGCGGTATATGAAGGGGAGGAGACAATTGCTGTATACAACAACTTCTTGGGAGGATTTCAGCTGCATAACATTCCACCGGCTCCGAAAGGAGTCCAAAAGTTGGATGTTTGTTTCAATATTGATCTAGACGGTATTCTGACTGTGTCGGCCCAACTTTGTGGGTCGTACAATAAGGGGCAAATAACTATTACCAATCACAGTGGGCGGTTACaaaaaaaagaaatagaaaagatgAAGTTCGATGCTAAGAAGTACAAAGACGAAGAAGAAGAGCGCAAAAAGGCGTCCAAGGCAAAAAACAGGTTGGAGACTTACGTGCTTGAGTCGAAGGAGAGATTAAGACGGTTTGGAATGAAGATAGGGAGAAAGGAGAAGAGAAAGTTGGGGGATGTTATCGAGCAGGCGACTCAATGGCTAGAGTGGAATCACTTGTTGTTCGATACGACCAAGATCGAGGACAAAATGAAGGAGATTGAGAGCATCTGTAGGCCTATTTTCGAGAATATGCATAGAGGCAATGCTGCTGTTTTTGGTGGTGGCAGCAATACTAGCATAAAAATTGAGGTTGTGGAGCTTGATTAAACTTCAATAAGTTAAGCAATTAATCAAATTAAGGTGTTCCTTATATAAATAAACTAGTTTTAAAGCCCGTACTTCGTACGGGTTAATGAccttgattattttaaaactaagttTTAGAACTTTATTGAATAGGTGTTTCGAAGTTCAAATCCGGGTGCACATAATTCTATAAAAAATGAAATATCCTAATCCCTTATGGTATCTTGATACGTACTTGATTCTAAGCAGTAAGTAGCCTCTAaagctttgttatctcgaattttaacaaaaattattaaatactaatcatcataagtgtaagACAATCGGGACGCTTTGATAGCCCTTATGATTAATACTCCCCCCGATCCAGACAGATGTAAACATAAGCAAAAagtggttatttaagaaaaggtggagAAGTGAAGGGTAAAGTAGGAAATATTGATTGGGGCCACATGGGTTTAGGACTTTAGGTGGATTAAATAAGTAGTTAATGAGTTGGTGATTAGACTGTAAAGTTGTAAATAGGTAGTGGATGTAAGGATAACTTAGTTATTTTTCATGCCAAATAtggtatgttaccattggtgtggttcatccattttaggtaagtgttaccatttgtctggatcggagggagtataaagATAGGTGTTTTGAAGCTCAAATCCGGGTGtcacataattctaaaaaaaatgaaatatcataatcccttatggtctcttgatacgtacttgattctaagcattaagtagcctctaaagctttgtaatctcgaat
This sequence is a window from Silene latifolia isolate original U9 population chromosome 8, ASM4854445v1, whole genome shotgun sequence. Protein-coding genes within it:
- the LOC141596364 gene encoding heat shock 70 kDa protein 18-like, whose protein sequence is MAKKGENNWPAIGIDLGTTYSCVGIWRPKQGRVEIITNDLGNRTTPSWVAFNQHERLIGEAAVNQVTVNASNTIFDAKRLIGKKFSDKSVQNDMKVWPFKVIATSDSDYGKKPLIVVTYKGEEKQFSPEEISSMILCKMKDMAEVYLGCEVKHAVVTVPAYFNNAQRQATKDAGTIAGLNVLRIINEPTAAALAYGLDEKVQSANSTTKNVLVFDLGGGTFDVSLVTIGNDALEVKAVNGDTHLGGRDLDNRMVKHFIAEFQRKHNKDLNGNPRAISRLRAACEKAKRLLSSTFETVIDIDCLFDGIDFSSTITRARFEKMNMDLLSDCLISVQLCLWDAKMEKSDVHEVVLVGGSTRIPKVQQLLQEFFEGKELCKSINPDEAIAYGAAFHAASLSGLSMAKNSVIVDVTPLSLGIAIRLSGEFSIIVPRNTTLPTNKVVTGYETLYDNQTRANIAVYEGEETIAVYNNFLGGFQLHNIPPAPKGVQKLDVCFNIDLDGILTVSAQLCGSYNKGQITITNHSGRLQKKEIEKMKFDAKKYKDEEEERKKASKAKNRLETYVLESKERLRRFGMKIGRKEKRKLGDVIEQATQWLEWNHLLFDTTKIEDKMKEIESICRPIFENMHRGNAAVFGGGSNTSIKIEVVELD